The nucleotide window TGGCGCAGGCCGGCGCCGAGATCCGCCAGTGGATCGTCGATACGCCATTCCAGCCGCGCCTGGAGCAGGAAATCCGCACCTTCTACGACAACCTGGTGGCCGGTTCGGAAACCGAAGTGTCGTTCGCCGTGCGTTCCTCCGCCACCGCGGAAGACTTGCCGGATGCCTCGTTCGCGGGCCAGCAGGAATCCTTCCTGAACGTGGTCGGCATCGACAACGTGCTGGACGCGATGAAGCACGTGTTCGCATCGCTGTACAACGACCGCGCCATTTCGTACCGCGTGCACAAGGGTTTCACGCATGCCGAGGTAGCGCTGTCAGCGGGCGTGCAGCGCATGGTGCGCTCCGATACCGGCGCGGCCGGCGTGATGTTCACCATCGATACCGAATCGGGCTTCAAGGACGTGGTGTTCATCACCTCCAGCTACGGCCTGGGCGAGACCGTGGTGCAGGGCGCCGTGAATCCCGATGAATTCTACGTGCACAAGCCGATGCTGGAGCAGGGCAAGTCGCCTGTCATCCGCCGCAATATCGGCTCGAAGCTGATCAAGATGGAATTCACCAGCGAGGCCCGCGCCGGCCGTTCGGTGAAGACCGTGGATGTGCCGATCGAACTGCGCAACCGCTATTCGCTGACGGACGTCGAAGTGGTCGAACTGGCGAAATACGCGGTGATCATCGAGAACCACTATGGCCGCCCGATGGACATCGAGTGGGGCAAGGACGGCCGCGACGGCAAGCTGTACATCCTGCAGGCGCGCCCGGAAACCGTGAAGTCGCAGCAGAAGGCCACCGACGCGCAGCAGCGCTTCAAGCTGAAGTCGACCGGTACCGTGCTGACCTCGGGCCGCGCGATCGGCCAGAAGATCGGCGCCGGCCCGGTGCGCGTGATCAGCGACCCGTCCGAGATGGAACGCGTGCAGCCCGGCGACGTGCTGGTGGCCGACATGACCGACCCGAACTGGGAACCGGTGATGAAGCGTGCTTCGGCGATCGTGACGAACCGCGGCGGGCGCACCTGCCACGCGGCGATCATCGCCCGCGAGCTGGGCGTGCCGGCGGTGGTCGGCTGCGGCGATGCGACCGAAGTGCTGAAGGATGGCACCTTCGTCACCGTGTCGTGCGCGGAAGGCGACGAAGGCAAGATCTACGACGGCTTGCTGGAAACGGAAATCTCCGAAGTCTCGCGCGGCGAACTGCCGCAGCTGCCGGTCAAGATCATGCTGAACGTGGGTAACCCGCAGCTGGCCTTCGA belongs to Pseudoduganella albidiflava and includes:
- the ppsA gene encoding phosphoenolpyruvate synthase; the protein is MSNAALVIPDQAQAGENATGVSTYVASFENLRMTDVESVGGKNASLGEMISQLAGAGVRVPGGFATTAQAFRDFLSHSIDGGAPLAERIANRLSDLNVDDVRSLAQAGAEIRQWIVDTPFQPRLEQEIRTFYDNLVAGSETEVSFAVRSSATAEDLPDASFAGQQESFLNVVGIDNVLDAMKHVFASLYNDRAISYRVHKGFTHAEVALSAGVQRMVRSDTGAAGVMFTIDTESGFKDVVFITSSYGLGETVVQGAVNPDEFYVHKPMLEQGKSPVIRRNIGSKLIKMEFTSEARAGRSVKTVDVPIELRNRYSLTDVEVVELAKYAVIIENHYGRPMDIEWGKDGRDGKLYILQARPETVKSQQKATDAQQRFKLKSTGTVLTSGRAIGQKIGAGPVRVISDPSEMERVQPGDVLVADMTDPNWEPVMKRASAIVTNRGGRTCHAAIIARELGVPAVVGCGDATEVLKDGTFVTVSCAEGDEGKIYDGLLETEISEVSRGELPQLPVKIMLNVGNPQLAFDFQQVPNAGVGLARLEFIINNNIGVHPKAILEYPNIDPDLKKAVESVARGHASPKAFYVDKLAEGVATIAAAFWPKPVIVRLSDFKSNEYKKLIGGSRYEPDEENPMLGFRGAARYISADFAESFTMECLAMKRVREDMGLTNVELMVPFVRTLGQAQKVVELLAKNGLKRGENGLRLIMMCEVPSNAVLADQFLEYFDGFSIGSNDLTQLTLGLDRDSGMELLAADFDERDPAVKALLSMAISACRKQGKYIGICGQGPSDHPDLAEWLMEQGIESMSLNPDSVIDTWQKLAELRK